One genomic window of Cygnus atratus isolate AKBS03 ecotype Queensland, Australia chromosome 16, CAtr_DNAZoo_HiC_assembly, whole genome shotgun sequence includes the following:
- the CTSA gene encoding lysosomal protective protein isoform X2: MAPAVLCALLLLLLGPGLAAPPGHEVRFLPGLPKQAAFRHFSGHLRAGPAARLHYWFVEAQSDPRGSPVVLWLNGGPGCSSMEGFLKEHGPFLVQPDGVSLKYNDYAWNKIANMLYLESPAGVGFSYSEDKKYATNDTEVAHNNYLALKEFFRLFPEYSKNDLFLTGESYGGVYIPTLAEWVMQDPSLNLKGIAVGNGLSSYEINDNSLVYFAYYHGLLGTQLWKDLQTFCCSQGKCNFHDNSNLNCTLKMEEMIQIVEESGLNIYNLYAPCAGGVPGSMRYEGDYLVTHDLGNSFIRMPMRFSWRQNLFRMPVARKKVRMDPPCTNSTAPTMYLNSPEVRKALHIPPEAPEWQVCSFEVNRSYKRLYMQMNEQYLKLLGAMKYRILVYNGDVDMACNFLGDEWFVDSLCQKVQVSRRPWLYTEGGENQIGGFVKEFTNIAFLTVKGAGHMVPTDQPLAAFTVFSRFIKNEPY; the protein is encoded by the exons ATGGCGCCGGCGGTGCTGTgcgcgctgctgctgctgctgctggggccgggCCTCGCCGCGCCGCCGGGCCACGAGGTGCGGTTCCTGCCCGGGCTGCCCAAGCAGGCGGCCTTCCGCCACTTCTCGGGGCACCTCCGCGCCGGGCCCGCCGCGCGCCTGCACTACTG GTTCGTGGAGGCGCAGAGCGACCCCCGCGGCAGCCCCGTGGTGCTGTGGCTGAACGGCGGCCCCGGCTGCAGCTCCATGGAGGGCTTCCTGAAGGAGCACGGCCCCTTCCTG GTGCAGCCCGATGGGGTCAGCCTGAAGTACAACGACTACGCCTGGAACAAG ATTGCCAACATGCTCTACCTGGAGTCCCCCGCTGGCGTCGGCTTCTCGTACTCCGAGGACAAGAAGTACGCCACGAATGACACTGAG gtCGCTCACAACAACTACCTGGCGCTGAAGGAGTTCTTCCGGCTCTTCCCCGAGTACTCCAAGAACGACCTCTTCCTCACGGGGGAGAGCTACGGGGGGGTTTACATCCCCACGCTGGCTGAGTGGGTGATGCAGGACCCCAGCCTCAACCTGAAG GGAATCGCTGTGGGAAACGGCCTCTCCTCCTATGAGATCAACGACAACTCGCTGGTCTACTTCGCCTATTACCACGGCCTGCTGGGGACCCA GCTGTGGAAGGACTTACAGaccttctgctgctcccaggggaaGTGCAACTTCCACGACAACTCCAACCTTAACTGCACGCTCAAG ATGGAGGAGATGATCCAGATTGTAGAGGAGTCCGGCCTCAACATCTACAATCTCTACGCCCCGTGTGCTGGCGGTGTCCCTGGGAGCATGAG GTACGAGGGCGACTACCTCGTCACGCACGACCTGGGAAACTCCTTCATCCGGATGCCGATGAGGTTCTCCTGGCGACAG AACCTGTTCCGGATGCCTGTAGCCCGTAAGAAGGTGCGGATGGACCCGCCGTGCACCAACTCCACAGCCCCTACCATGTATCTGAATTCCCCGGAGGTGAGGAAGGCTCTCCACATCCCCCCTGAGGCCCCCGAGTGGCAGGTGTGCAG CTTCGAGGTGAACCGCAGCTACAAGCGCCTCTACATGCAGATGAACGAGCAGTACCTGAAGCTGCTCGGAGCCATG AAATACCGGATCCTGGTGTACAACGGGGATGTCGACATGGCCTGCAACTTCCTCGGGGATGAGTGGTTTGTGGACTCCCTGTGCCAGAAG GTGCAGGTGTCTCGCCGGCCCTGGCTCTACACCGAAGGAGGCGAGAACCAGATCGGGGGCTTTGTGAAAGAGTTCACCAACATCGCCTTCCTCACCGTCAAG GGAGCCGGCCACATGGTGCCCACGGACCAGCCCCTCGCTGCCTTCACCGTGTTCAGCCGGTTCATTAAGAATGAGCCCTACTAA
- the CTSA gene encoding lysosomal protective protein isoform X1: MAPAVLCALLLLLLGPGLAAPPGHEVRFLPGLPKQAAFRHFSGHLRAGPAARLHYWFVEAQSDPRGSPVVLWLNGGPGCSSMEGFLKEHGPFLVQPDGVSLKYNDYAWNKIANMLYLESPAGVGFSYSEDKKYATNDTEASDPACWEHPASCLPRSGGCPAGCAHSLCLQVAHNNYLALKEFFRLFPEYSKNDLFLTGESYGGVYIPTLAEWVMQDPSLNLKGIAVGNGLSSYEINDNSLVYFAYYHGLLGTQLWKDLQTFCCSQGKCNFHDNSNLNCTLKMEEMIQIVEESGLNIYNLYAPCAGGVPGSMRYEGDYLVTHDLGNSFIRMPMRFSWRQNLFRMPVARKKVRMDPPCTNSTAPTMYLNSPEVRKALHIPPEAPEWQVCSFEVNRSYKRLYMQMNEQYLKLLGAMKYRILVYNGDVDMACNFLGDEWFVDSLCQKVQVSRRPWLYTEGGENQIGGFVKEFTNIAFLTVKGAGHMVPTDQPLAAFTVFSRFIKNEPY, translated from the exons ATGGCGCCGGCGGTGCTGTgcgcgctgctgctgctgctgctggggccgggCCTCGCCGCGCCGCCGGGCCACGAGGTGCGGTTCCTGCCCGGGCTGCCCAAGCAGGCGGCCTTCCGCCACTTCTCGGGGCACCTCCGCGCCGGGCCCGCCGCGCGCCTGCACTACTG GTTCGTGGAGGCGCAGAGCGACCCCCGCGGCAGCCCCGTGGTGCTGTGGCTGAACGGCGGCCCCGGCTGCAGCTCCATGGAGGGCTTCCTGAAGGAGCACGGCCCCTTCCTG GTGCAGCCCGATGGGGTCAGCCTGAAGTACAACGACTACGCCTGGAACAAG ATTGCCAACATGCTCTACCTGGAGTCCCCCGCTGGCGTCGGCTTCTCGTACTCCGAGGACAAGAAGTACGCCACGAATGACACTGAGGCGAGTGACCCTGCCTGCTGGGAGCACCCAGCCTCGTGCCTGCCCCgctccgggggctgccccgctgGCTGTGCTCActccctgtgcctgcaggtCGCTCACAACAACTACCTGGCGCTGAAGGAGTTCTTCCGGCTCTTCCCCGAGTACTCCAAGAACGACCTCTTCCTCACGGGGGAGAGCTACGGGGGGGTTTACATCCCCACGCTGGCTGAGTGGGTGATGCAGGACCCCAGCCTCAACCTGAAG GGAATCGCTGTGGGAAACGGCCTCTCCTCCTATGAGATCAACGACAACTCGCTGGTCTACTTCGCCTATTACCACGGCCTGCTGGGGACCCA GCTGTGGAAGGACTTACAGaccttctgctgctcccaggggaaGTGCAACTTCCACGACAACTCCAACCTTAACTGCACGCTCAAG ATGGAGGAGATGATCCAGATTGTAGAGGAGTCCGGCCTCAACATCTACAATCTCTACGCCCCGTGTGCTGGCGGTGTCCCTGGGAGCATGAG GTACGAGGGCGACTACCTCGTCACGCACGACCTGGGAAACTCCTTCATCCGGATGCCGATGAGGTTCTCCTGGCGACAG AACCTGTTCCGGATGCCTGTAGCCCGTAAGAAGGTGCGGATGGACCCGCCGTGCACCAACTCCACAGCCCCTACCATGTATCTGAATTCCCCGGAGGTGAGGAAGGCTCTCCACATCCCCCCTGAGGCCCCCGAGTGGCAGGTGTGCAG CTTCGAGGTGAACCGCAGCTACAAGCGCCTCTACATGCAGATGAACGAGCAGTACCTGAAGCTGCTCGGAGCCATG AAATACCGGATCCTGGTGTACAACGGGGATGTCGACATGGCCTGCAACTTCCTCGGGGATGAGTGGTTTGTGGACTCCCTGTGCCAGAAG GTGCAGGTGTCTCGCCGGCCCTGGCTCTACACCGAAGGAGGCGAGAACCAGATCGGGGGCTTTGTGAAAGAGTTCACCAACATCGCCTTCCTCACCGTCAAG GGAGCCGGCCACATGGTGCCCACGGACCAGCCCCTCGCTGCCTTCACCGTGTTCAGCCGGTTCATTAAGAATGAGCCCTACTAA
- the NEURL2 gene encoding neuralized-like protein 2 has protein sequence MAEPAAPGRPAARFHRVHGANVRLDAARTRATRVESFANALCFSQEPLAPGEIFLVEIEEKEPGWCGHLRVGLTARDPQSLPAVPEYSLPDLVGLGDSWVFAVTRSHNRVPPDGEEAPRARGPLWAPELLIERVRIPRDKLVGRSRPGRYSHVLDELYRTNALPPTARRSRIGVLYAPRPDGTADMHIVINGEDMGPSARGLPAARPLYAVVDVFASTKSVRVIQVEYGLPSLQTLCRLVIQKHVVHRLAIDGLDLPPPLKHFCKHE, from the exons ATGGCGGagccggcagccccggggcgccccgccgcccgcttCCACCGCGTGCACGGCGCCAACGTCCGCCTGGACGCCGCGCGCACCCGCGCCACGCGCGTGGAGAGCTTCGCCAACGCGCTGTGCTTCAGCCAGGAGCCGCTGGCGCCCGGGGAGATCTTCCTGGTGGAGATCGAGGAGAAGGAGCCGGGCTGGTGCGGGCACCTGCGCGTGGGGCTGACGGCCCGCGACCCGCAGAGCCTGCCCGCGGTGCCCGAGTACTCGCTGCCCGACCTGGTCGGCCTGGGCGACTCCTGGGTCTTCGCCGTCACCCGCAGCCACAACCGCGTGCCGCCGGACGGCGAGGAGGCGCCGCGGGCGCGGGGCCCGCTCTGGGCGCCCGAGCTGCTGATCGAGCGGGTGCGCATCCCCCGCGACAAGCTGGTGGGGCGCAGCCGGCCCGGGCGCTACAGCCACGTCCTGGACGAGCTGTACAGGACCAACGCGCTGCCCCCCACCGCCCGGCGCAGCCGCATCGGCGTGCTGTACGCCCCGCGGCCCGACGGCACCGCCGACATGCACATCGTCATCAACGGCGAGGACATGGGGCCCAGCGCCCGCGgcctgcccgccgcccgcccgctctACGCCGTCGTCGACGTCTTCGCCTCCACCAAGAGCGTCCGGGTGATCCAGGTGGAATACGGCT TGCCCTCGCTGCAGACGCTGTGCCGGCTGGTCATCCAGAAGCACGTCGTGCACCGCCTGGCCATCGACGGCTTGGACCTGCCCCCGCCGCTGAAGCACTTCTGCAAACACGAGTGA
- the ACOT8 gene encoding acyl-coenzyme A thioesterase 8, with protein sequence MAAPGGDLRSALSATVLSLERLELDLFRGRHHWVPATRRLFGGQIVGQALVAAAHAVSREVQVHSLHCYFVRAGDPKVPVLYEVERTRTGKSFSVRSVKAIQHGKPIFICQASFQLSQQSPMRHQFTMPAVPPPEELLTQEELIEKFLQNPNLAEKYRRHLNKIQAEDVPIDIKPVNPPDIFSTEQQEPKQLFWVRARGYIGDTDMKVHCCVAAYISDYAFLGTALLPHRQYNVKFMVSLDHSMWFHAPFRADHWMLYECESPWAGGCRGLVHGRLWRRDGVLAVTCAQEGVIRVEQKPIQSKL encoded by the exons AtggcggcgccgggcggggaCTTGCGGAGCGCGCTGAGCGCCACCGTGCTCAGCCTGGAGCGCCTCGAGCTCGACCTCTTCAG GGGCCGGCACCACTGGGTGCCCGCCACGCGGCGCCTGTTCGGCGGGCAGATCGTGGGGCAGGCCCTGGTGGCGGCCGCCCACGCCGTCAGCCGCGAGGTGCAGGTGCACTCCCTGCACTGCTACTTCGTGCGGGcag GGGACCCCAAGGTGCCGGTGCTGTACGAGGTGGAGCGGACCCGCACCGGGAAGAGCTTCTCCGTGCGCTCCGTGAAGGCCATCCAGCACGGAAAGCCCATCTTCATCTGCCAGGCGTCcttccagctctcccagcagagccccaTGCGGCACCAGTTCACCATGCCCGCGGTGCCGCCCCCCGAGGAGCTGCTGACCCAAGAGGAGCTCATCGAGAAGTTCCTGCA GAATCCCAACTTggcagagaaatacagaaggcACCTCAACAAGATCCAAGCGGAAGACGTGCCGATTGATATCAAACCCGTGAACCCGCCGGATATATTCAGCACGGAGCAGCAGGAGCCGAAGCAACTCTTCTGGGTGCGAGCCCGCGGCTACATAG GAGACACCGACATGAAGGTGCACTGCTGCGTGGCCGCCTACATCTCGGACTACGCCTTTCTGGGCACGGCCTTGCTCCCCCACCGGCAGTACAACGTCAAGTTCATGGTGTCCCTCGACCACTCCATGTGGTTCCACGCACCCTTCCGGGCTGACCACTGGATGCTCTACGAGTGCGAGAGCCCCTGGGCGG GTGGGTGCCGAGGGCTGGTGCACGGGCGCCTGTGGCGCAGGGACGGGGTCCTGGCTGTCACCTGCGCGCAGGAAGGAGTCATCAGGGTGGAACAGAAACCCATCCAGAGTAAACTCTAG
- the SNX21 gene encoding sorting nexin-21: protein MAARILHRLRHALSGEGGREERARDGGEAEDCPESSELEDDTEGLSTRLSGTLSFASHEDEEEEEEEDGAGEEPGELPEPTGEAAGAEDGEWDPAAKPPGGSLLTRQLQELWRKSRSSLAPQRLLFEVTSASVVSERSSKYVLYTIYLIRSGQFDKAPATIARRYSDFERLNRRLRSRFGCDMAGIAFPRKRLRRNFTAETIAKRSRAFEQFLSHLHSIAEIRRSPEFLEFFFLQDLRAAQRLTCTGMYREALATWANACRLQERLGVCGSGRFLLTLAGLAVCHQELDELGEAHSCCEQALQLLEAQDSHPLLGPFLQAHVHLAWKVGKDKRRSEARLQGLQEAGLPLQQQPSLKECLIKEPLE from the exons ATGGCCGCCCGCATCCTGCACCGCCTGCGGCACGCGCTGAGCGGCGAAGGCGGCAGGGAGGAGCGGGCGCGCGACGGCGGCGAGGCCGAGGACTGCCCCGAGAGCTCGGAGCTGGAGGACGACACCGAGGGGCTGTCCACGCGCCTCAGTGGCACCCTGAGCTTCGCCAGCCacgaggacgaggaggaggaggaggaggaggacggcgCTGGCGAGGAGCCGGGGGAGCTGCCGGAGCCCACGGGAGAGGCCGCGGGCGCAGAGGACGGAG AGTGGGACCCGGCGGCGAAGCCCCCCGGCGGCAGCCTGCTGACCcgccagctgcaggagctgtggagGAAGTCACGGAGCAGCCTCGCGCCGCAGCGGCTGCTCTTCGAAGTCACCAGCGCCAGCGTGGTTAGCGAGCGCTCCTCCAAGTACGTG ctctaCACCATCTACCTGATTCGCTCCGGCCAGTTCGACAAGGCGCCCGCCACCATTGCCCGGCGCTACTCGGACTTCGAGCGGCTGAACCGCCGCCTGCGCAGCCGCTTTGGCTGCGACATGGCCGGCATCGCCTTCCCCAGGAAGAGGCTGCGGCGCAACTTCACGGCCGAGACCATCGCCAAGCGGAGCCGAGCCTTCGAGCAGTTCCTGTCCCACCTGCACTCCATCGCCGAGATCCGCCGCTCCCCCGAGTTCCTCGAGTTCTTCTTCCTGCAGGACCTGCGGGCCGCCCAGCGCCTGACCTGCACCGGCATGTACCGCGAGGCCCTGGCCACCTGGGCCAACGCCTGCCGGCTGCAGGAGCGGCTGGGGGTCTGCGGCTCCGGCCGCTTCCTCCTGACGCTGGCCGGGCTGGCCGTCTGCCACCAGGAGCTGGACGAGCTCGGCGAGGCGCACAGCTGCTGCGAGCAggcgctgcagctgctggaggcccAGGACAGCCACCCGCTGCTGGGGCCCTTCCTCCAGGCCCACGTCCACCTGGCCTGGAAGGTGGGCAAGGACAAGCGGCGGTCGGAAGCCCGGCTGCAGGGCCTGCAGGAGGCcgggctgcccctgcagcagcagcccagcctgaAGGAGTGCCTGATCAAGGAGCCTCTGGAGTGA
- the TNNC2 gene encoding troponin C, skeletal muscle: MASMTDQQAEARAFLSEEMIAEFKAAFDMFDADGGGDISTKELGTVMRMLGQNPTKEELDAIIEEVDEDGSGTIDFEEFLVMMVRQMKEDAKGKSEEELANCFRIFDKNADGFIDIEELGEILRATGEHVTEEDIEDLMKDSDKNNDGRIDFDEFLKMMEGVQ, encoded by the exons atggcGTCAATG ACAGACCAGCAGGCGGAAGCCCGCGCCTTCCTCAGCGAGGAGATGATCGCTG AGTTCAAGGCTGCCTTCGACATGTTTGACGCGGACGGTGGCGGGGACATCAGCACCAAGGAGCTGGGCACGGTCATGAGGATGCTGGGCCAGAACCCCACCAAGGAGGAGCTGGACGCCATCATTGAGGAGGTGGACGAGGACG GCAGCGGCACCATCGACTTCGAGGAGTTCCTGGTGATGATGGTGCGCCAGATGAAAGAGGATGCCAAGGGCAAGTCcgaggaggagctggccaaCTGCTTCCGCATCTTCGACAA GAACGCGGACGGGTTCATCGACATCGAGGAGCTGGGCGAGATCCTCAGGGCCACCGGCGAGCACGTCACCGAGGAGGACATAGAAGACCTCATGAAGGACTCAGACAAGAACAACGACGGCCGCATCGACTTTGATG AGTTCCTCAAGATGATGGAGGGCGTGCAGTAA
- the UBE2C gene encoding ubiquitin-conjugating enzyme E2 C produces MASQNADPAALPSAAARKGAEAGPPAARGSVGKRLQQELMALMMSGDKGISAFPESDNLFRWIGTIDGAAGTAYEELRYKLSLEFPSGYPYNAPTVRFLTPCYHPNVDTQGNICLDILKDKWSALYDVRTILLSIQSLLAEPNIESPLNTHAAELWKNQTAFKKYLRETYAKQAKSQET; encoded by the exons ATGGCCTCGCAGAACGCCGACCCCGCCGCCCtgcccagcgccgccgcccggAAAGGGGCCGAGGCGGGGCCCCCTGCCGCCCGCGGATCGGTGGGGAAGAG gctgcagcaggagctgatggCGCTGATG ATGTCCGGTGACAAAGGCATCTCCGCCTTCCCCGAGTCCGACAACCTCTTCAGGTGGATCGGCACCATCGACGGCGCGGCCGGCACG GCGTACGAGGAGCTGCGGTACAAGCTGTCGCTGGAGTTCCCCAGCGGGTACCCCTACAACGCGCCCACCGTGCGCTTCCTCACGCCCTGCTACCACCCCAACGTGGACACCCAGGGCAACATCTGCCTCGACATCCTGAAGGACAAGTGGTCGGCGCTCTACGACGTCCGCACCATCCTGCTCTCCATCCAGAGCCTGCTGGCAG AGCCCAACATCGAGAGCCCCCTGAACACGCACGCCGCCGAGCTGTGGAAGAACCAAACCG CCTTCAAGAAGTACCTGCGGGAGACGTACGCCAAGCAGGCCAAGAGCCAGGAAACCTGA